The Huiozyma naganishii CBS 8797 chromosome 3, complete genome genome contains a region encoding:
- the ECM21 gene encoding Ecm21p (similar to Saccharomyces cerevisiae ECM21 (YBL101C) and CSR2 (YPR030W); ancestral locus Anc_7.436), giving the protein MFERRRSSTIKSALSSLLGSNGQPQPQSARRHSTTSVPRDTGKLNGSNAGRGVASGKKTRHPPRHATEQSAGRSPVSGRAVTPEYVSDIESLSDEDLDDNEEAIMSDGVSEDLNTQPVTRQRVTPPNNRAFLREFLTSRGFLPPRTVADRRDHVRPVKIAIATTGNYVFLPTMSSNDDEYMMRLNGLGDEGDEEADFVLEDVSAGRAARQPALGENQDAAAVYPTGSQHQRRRPGTTDTGTGDDTSASSAPDVEMDGSMAAYNVAVIVSLATPTKLSAIHVQLHSRVKVFWNGGVPPGKNLDEEFYNGSALKWSLNRSNCNLYIPSNISDKEQIVENNNVMTPMQVLKSATSTEVPYLDKKTTRHEFFKNIQETGKVTATNVFQPGDYVFILPIVFSNHLPESLYYPSARVSYRLKVGTRILDDVVDGANHSVQRNNINAAGAAISQSASTVSLASGGSTVSLRDTELEQVGYRKSRRSSILKKMKHTLHIASPDKTANTSTTSQVFGEYPIRVVRTPPQISISTANKPIYINRVWADSLSYEISFAQKYVSLGSEVPIKIKLAPLEKNLCIKRVRVSINEKITFVSKDLKYEYDQVDPVAKDPYNPYYLDFQSKRRKERNLPLLEIRTKDKGCRALREEIVENSSGNNLISYSTFQDSGQDTPKKEDEKDVIGITEPLNIETVLKFPRFENLDRKQARIIPPYGIDSFLMVPNPENLPPKGASNSHKPSVIGFLSGHHGTTKDTERQEKVYDKRFHVTKLRTNSGVDVKYHTKLNEPKRGLYLDSLHFSNIHARHKLEIMLRISKPDPDDPARLRHYEVLIDTPIFLVSEICNSGNMELPTYRMATTDIEGRPVDVSNVLPPPTFEEAISVPNSPLMSPIGSPAFPSVYDPDTLSIQQLNLSRATSISGPSGEGAQLLPSGTGTGGAASTNFDTPMMGTVGNPTNRNHPESEGRFNNLDNVLSSSGSPIFKKDFTMSSPNSTPAKPTHQPPNYNEVIKRDSNQ; this is encoded by the coding sequence ATGTTTGAAAGGAGGAGGTCTTCCACCATCAAGAGTGCGCTGTCGTCCCTGTTGGGGAGCAACGGGCAGCCACAGCCACAGTCGGCGAGGAGACACAGTACGACGTCTGTGCCGAGAGACACTGGGAAATTGAACGGGTCTAATGCCGGGAGAGGGGTCGCCAGtgggaagaagacgaggCATCCACCAAGACACGCTACGGAGCAGAGTGCTGGTAGATCGCCCGTCTCTGGGAGGGCTGTCACGCCGGAGTACGTGTCAGATATAGAGAGTTTGTCCGATGAGGATCTGGACGACAACGAGGAGGCTATCATGTCAGATGGTGTCTCCGAGGATTTGAATACACAACCAGTGACGAGACAGCGGGTCACACCGCCAAATAATAGGGCGTTTCTCAGGGAGTTCTTGACCAGTAGAGGGTTTCTGCCACCAAGGACCGTCGCGGACAGGAGGGACCACGTGCGGCCAGTGAAGATCGCCATTGCAACTACGGGGAACTACGTGTTCTTGCCCACAATGTCCTCCAATGACGATGAGTACATGATGCGGCTTAATGGGCTAGGGGACGAGGGGGACGAGGAGGCAGATTTTGTCTTGGAGGATGTCTCCGCGGGAAGGGCGGCTCGTCAACCCGCGCTCGGGGAGAACCAAGACGCAGCAGCGGTTTATCCAACGGGTTCCCAACATCAGCGGCGGAGGCCAGGTACAACGGACACTGGTACAGGGGATGACACCTCAGCGTCATCCGCCCCAGACGTCGAAATGGATGGATCCATGGCAGCGTATAACGTGGCAGTGATAGTGTCCCTTGCCACACCGACGAAACTGTCCGCGATTCACGTGCAACTGCACTCGAGGGTGAAAGTGTTTTGGAATGGAGGGGTGCCGCCGGGGAAGAACCTCGACGAGGAGTTTTACAACGGATCCGCGCTGAAGTGGTCGCTGAACAGGTCGAACTGTAACTTATACATTCCTTCCAACATCTCGGACAAGGAGCAGATCGTCGAAAACAATAACGTAATGACCCCAATGCAAGTACTAAAGAGTGCTACTTCAACAGAGGTTCCCTACCTGGATAAGAAGACGACCAGGCAtgaattcttcaaaaatatacAAGAGACGGGGAAAGTCACCGCAACAAACGTGTTCCAACCGGGGGACTACGTGTTCATCTTACCCATCGTGTTCTCAAATCACCTGCCAGAGTCCCTGTACTACCCATCAGCACGAGTCAGTTACAGACTGAAAGTGGGGACTAGAATCCTAGACGACGTCGTGGACGGCGCTAACCATTCCGTGCAGCGAAATAACATCAACGCTGCGGGGGCGGCCATCTCACAATCCGCAAGCACGGTGTCCCTCGCGTCTGGCGGGTCAACTGTGTCCCTAAGGGACACggaactggaacaagtAGGGTACAGAAAGTCGCGGAGGTCGTCCATCCTGAAAAAGATGAAGCACACTTTACACATTGCCTCTCCGGACAAAACCGCCAACACTAGTACAACAAgtcaagtttttggagaatACCCAATAAGAGTCGTAAGGACACCACCGCAGATCTCAATATCCACAGCGAATAAACCAATATACATCAACAGAGTATGGGCGGACTCGCTGTCCTACGAGATATCGTTCGCGCAGAAATACGTCTCGCTCGGGAGCGAGGTGCCCATCAAGATCAAGCTGGCGCCGCTGGAGAAAAACCTGTGCATCAAGCGTGTCCGCGTGAGCATCAACGAGAAGATCACTTTCGTGAGCAAGGACCTGAAGTACGAATACGATCAGGTGGATCCAGTGGCTAAGGACCCGTACAATCCGTACTACTTGGACTTTCAGTCCAAGCGGCGCAAGGAGCGTAATTTGCCCCTCTTGGAGATCCGGACCAAGGACAAAGGGTGTCGCGCGTTGAGGGAGGAGATCGTTGAGAACTCATCGGGGAACAACCTGATCTCGTACAGCACATTCCAGGATTCTGGGCAGGATACACcgaagaaggaggacgaAAAGGACGTGATCGGGATCACGGAACCACTCAACATTGAAACTGTGTTAAAGTTCCCCCGTTTTGAGAACTTGGATCGCAAACAGGCAAGAATCATTCCTCCTTACGGTATCGACTCGTTTCTCATGGTACCGAACCCGGAGAACCTACCACCCAAGGGTGCATCAAACTCGCATAAGCCTAGTGTCATCGGCTTTCTTTCTGGACACCACGGAACGACTAAGGACACTGAAAGACAAGAGAAAGTGTACGATAAAAGGTTCCACGTTACAAAATTGAGGACAAATTCGGGAGTCGACGTCAAATACCACACGAAGTTGAACGAGCCCAAGCGCGGTCTCTATCTGGACAGTTTACACTTCAGTAACATCCACGCGCGCCATAAACTGGAGATCATGCTCCGTATCAGCAAACCTGACCCAGATGACCCAGCACGGTTGCGGCACTACGAAGTGCTAATCGATACCCCGATCTTCCTCGTGTCTGAGATCTGCAACAGTGGGAACATGGAGCTTCCAACGTACCGCATGGCCACTACAGACATTGAGGGAAGACCTGTCGACGTGAGCAACGTGCTGCCGCCGCCGACGTTTGAGGAGGCGATATCTGTCCCCAACTCACCGCTCATGTCGCCCATTGGGTCCCCTGCTTTCCCATCTGTGTACGACCCGGACACGTTATCGATCCAACAGCTGAACCTCTCAAGGGCTACTTCCATAAGCGGGCCGTCTGGTGAGGGAGCTCAACTACTGCCCTCGGGAACAGGTACCGGTGGCGCAGCAAGCACGAATTTTGACACTCCGATGATGGGGACCGTCGGGAACCCTACGAATAGGAACCATCCAGAGAGTGAAGGTCGGTTCAACAATTTGGACAACGTTTTGTCGTCTTCAGGGTCGCCtatcttcaagaaagatTTCACGATGAGTTCACCAAACAGCACTCCTGCAAAACCAACACACCAGCCGCCAAACTACAACGAGGTTATAAAGAGGGATAGCAACCAGTAG
- the ATP1 gene encoding F1F0 ATP synthase subunit alpha (similar to Saccharomyces cerevisiae ATP1 (YBL099W); ancestral locus Anc_7.432) has protein sequence MLSNRAVALRSLSRAALACTARTAAPKSVAPSCVAFKRFASTTKAQPTEVSSILEERIRGVTDQTALNETGRVLAVGDGIARVYGLNNIQAEELVEFSSGVKGMALNLEPDQVGIVLFGSDRLVKEGEIVKRTGKIVDVPVGPALLGRVVDALGNPIDGKGPIKAEKYSRAQVKAPGILPRRSVHEPVQTGLKAVDALVPIGRGQRELIIGDRQTGKTAVALDTILNQKRWNDGKDESKKLYCVYVAIGQKRSTVAQLVQTLEQHDALKYSIIVAATASEAAPLQYLAPFTAASIGEWFRDNGKHALIVYDDLSKQAVAYRQLSLLLRRPPGREAYPGDVFYLHSRLLERAAKMSEKEGGGSLTALPVIETQGGDVSAYIPTNVISITDGQIFLEAELFYKGIRPAINVGLSVSRVGSAAQVKALKQVAGSLKLFLAQYREVAAFAQFGSDLDASTKQTLTRGERLTQLLKQSQYRPLSAEEQVPLIYAGVNGYLDNVDLSRMAEFETSFLAYLKSNHEQILTGIRDTGELTKDLMAALKSATESFVATF, from the coding sequence ATGCTATCCAATCGTGCCGTTGCATTGCGCTCGCTTTCGAGAGCAGCGCTCGCCTGTACTGCCAGAACAGCAGCCCCCAAGTCCGTCGCGCCCTCGTGTGTCGCGTTCAAGAGGTTTGCCTCGACCACAAAGGCCCAGCCCACCGAGGTCTCCTCTATCCTGGAGGAGCGGATCAGGGGGGTCACTGACCAGACCGCTTTGAATGAGACCGGGAGAGTGCTTGCCGTCGGGGATGGTATCGCTAGAGTGTACGGCTTGAATAACATCCAGGCGGAAGAGCTGGTGGAGTTCTCGTCTGGTGTGAAGGGGATGGCTTTGAATTTGGAGCCTGATCAAGTGGGTATTGTGCTGTTCGGGTCGGATAGACTCGTTAAGGAGGGGGAGATCGTTAAGAGGACCGGGAAGATCGTGGATGTCCCCGTGGGTCCCGCCCTGTTGGGGAGAGTCGTGGACGCTCTAGGGAACCCAATTGACGGGAAGGGCCCCATCAAGGCGGAGAAGTACTCGAGAGCGCAAGTGAAGGCTCCTGGGATCTTGCCCAGAAGGTCCGTTCATGAACCAGTGCAGACTGGGTTGAAGGCCGTCGACGCTTTGGTCCCCATTGGGAGAGGCCAGAGAGAACTGATCATTGGGGATCGTCAGACGGGGAAGACCGCTGTTGCGCTAGACACCATCTTGAACCAGAAGAGATGGAACGATGGGAAGGATGAGTCCAAGAAGTTGTACTGTGTCTACGTTGCCATTGGGCAGAAGAGATCCACAGTCGCCCAATTGGTTCAGACTTTGGAACAACACGACGCTTTGAAGTACTCGATTATCGTCGCGGCTACTGCCTCAGAGGCTGCCCCGTTGCAGTACTTGGCCCCCTTCACCGCTGCATCCATCGGTGAGTGGTTTAGAGACAACGGGAAACACGCGCTGATTGTGTACGACGATTTGTCCAAACAGGCCGTCGCGTACCGTCAATTGTCACTGTTGTTGAGACGTCCACCGGGGCGTGAGGCGTACCCAGGTGATGTTTTCTACCTACATTCAAGACTGCTAGAGAGAGCAGCTAAGATGTCTGAGAAGGAAGGTGGTGGCTCCCTGACCGCTTTACCAGTGATCGAAACTCAAGGTGGTGATGTCTCCGCTTATATCCCAACTAACGTCATCTCCATCACAGATGGGCAAATCTTCTTGGAGGCAGAACTGTTCTACAAGGGTATTAGACCAGCCATCAATGTCGGTCTATCCGTGTCCCGTGTTGGGTCCGCAGCTCAAGTGAAGGCTTTGAAACAAGTCGCAGGGTCCTTGAAACTGTTCTTGGCTCAATACAGAGAAGTGGCCGCGTTCGCCCAATTCGGTTCAGACTTGGACGCCTCCACGAAACAGACTCTGACAAGAGGTGAGAGACTGACCCAGCTGTTGAAGCAGAGCCAGTACCGCCCACTGTCCGCAGAGGAACAGGTGCCTCTGATTTACGCAGGTGTCAACGGGTACCTCGACAACGTCGACCTTTCGAGAATGGCAGAGTTCGAGACCTCCTTCCTGGCCTACTTGAAGTCAAACCACGAACAGATCCTCACAGGGATCAGGGATACAGGTGAGTTGACCAAAGACCTGATGGCAGCTTTGAAATCCGCTACTGAGTCCTTCGTCGCCACTTTCTGA